A portion of the Sulfurospirillum diekertiae genome contains these proteins:
- the hypD gene encoding hydrogenase formation protein HypD: MDLIEGFRDPEHMKALAALIKKECKSKINIMEVCGGHTHTIMKFGLSQILPDLIEFVHGPGCPVCIMPKERIDHAIALASMPNTILATLGDMIRVPGSKTSLQKLRAEGKDIRSLYSPLDVIKIAQENPDKNVVFFAIGFETTTPMSAVLMQQAIAHKLTNVFFHINHVTVPEAVEAIMGDGNALIDAFLGPSHVSVITGYKIYEPIAEKYHTPIVVAGFEPTDVMESVLRIVRQVNEGKSVVDNEYARAVSREGNLKAQELINTYFEKRDHFRWRGIGDIPKSALKLKAEYAAFDAEIVFDAVLPKTELNDHKMCICGEILKGRAKPFDCKVFGKACTPTNPMGSCMVSSEGACSAYFKYGKLNLKGARA, encoded by the coding sequence GTGGATCTCATTGAAGGATTTCGCGACCCTGAACATATGAAGGCTTTGGCGGCACTCATTAAAAAAGAGTGCAAATCCAAAATCAATATTATGGAAGTGTGTGGCGGTCATACACATACGATTATGAAGTTTGGGCTTTCTCAAATTTTGCCTGATTTGATCGAATTTGTTCATGGCCCTGGATGTCCAGTGTGCATTATGCCTAAAGAGCGGATTGATCATGCCATAGCATTAGCAAGTATGCCCAATACCATTTTAGCCACGCTTGGCGATATGATACGCGTCCCAGGCAGTAAAACCTCTTTGCAAAAACTTCGCGCCGAGGGTAAAGATATACGTTCACTTTATTCGCCGTTGGATGTCATTAAAATTGCGCAGGAAAATCCTGATAAAAACGTGGTTTTTTTCGCCATTGGTTTTGAAACCACAACGCCGATGAGTGCGGTTTTGATGCAACAAGCCATCGCCCATAAACTGACCAATGTCTTTTTTCACATCAACCATGTCACCGTGCCTGAAGCCGTAGAGGCGATTATGGGAGATGGAAATGCCCTTATTGATGCGTTTCTTGGACCTTCGCATGTGAGTGTCATCACAGGGTATAAAATCTATGAGCCGATCGCTGAAAAATACCACACGCCAATCGTGGTTGCAGGGTTTGAACCCACCGATGTGATGGAGTCGGTTTTGCGCATTGTGCGCCAAGTGAATGAGGGCAAAAGTGTTGTTGACAATGAATATGCCAGAGCCGTTTCACGCGAAGGCAATCTCAAAGCGCAAGAGCTTATCAATACCTATTTTGAAAAACGTGATCACTTTAGATGGCGTGGTATTGGTGATATCCCCAAAAGTGCGTTGAAGCTTAAAGCAGAATATGCTGCTTTTGACGCTGAGATTGTGTTTGATGCAGTGTTGCCTAAAACAGAACTTAATGACCATAAAATGTGCATTTGCGGTGAGATTCTCAAAGGTCGCGCCAAACCGTTTGACTGCAAAGTTTTTGGCAAAGCATGCACCCCAACCAATCCAATGGGTTCGTGTATGGTTTCGAGCGAAGGGGCGTGTTCGGCGTACTTTAAATATGGAAAATTGAACCTCAAAGGAGCAAGGGCGTGA
- the hypA gene encoding hydrogenase maturation nickel metallochaperone HypA, whose amino-acid sequence MHEFSIVNALLEMCEKNAKEHNATKITKVEIKIGKLSGVEPYLLQTAFDTFKEETICAEAEFIVHLQEIVIHCENCHNEVTLTHNEFVCPTCSSTDLRVIDGEEMYLMHLEME is encoded by the coding sequence ATGCATGAGTTTTCCATCGTTAACGCCCTTTTAGAGATGTGCGAAAAAAACGCAAAAGAGCATAATGCGACAAAAATCACTAAAGTTGAAATTAAAATAGGAAAACTCAGTGGTGTTGAACCCTATTTATTGCAAACGGCATTTGATACCTTTAAAGAAGAGACCATTTGTGCTGAGGCAGAATTTATCGTTCATCTGCAAGAAATTGTCATTCATTGTGAAAATTGTCACAATGAAGTAACGCTCACACACAATGAATTTGTTTGCCCTACTTGTAGCAGCACTGATTTACGCGTCATCGATGGAGAAGAGATGTACCTCATGCATCTTGAAATGGAGTAA
- a CDS encoding HypC/HybG/HupF family hydrogenase formation chaperone yields MCLSIPSKVIEIDENNYATVDTMGVKRKVTLDLIAEEVNIGDYVLIHVGFAMNKISKEHAEDSIAAYNEIAEAMRDGEISDEEGNSNYV; encoded by the coding sequence ATGTGTTTATCCATACCTTCTAAAGTCATCGAAATTGATGAAAATAATTATGCAACCGTCGATACCATGGGTGTTAAGCGTAAAGTCACGCTTGATTTGATTGCCGAAGAAGTGAACATTGGCGATTACGTGCTGATTCACGTGGGATTTGCGATGAATAAAATCAGCAAAGAACATGCCGAAGATAGTATTGCGGCTTATAATGAGATCGCTGAAGCGATGCGTGATGGTGAGATCAGTGATGAAGAAGGAAACAGTAATTATGTTTGA
- a CDS encoding HAD family hydrolase, with protein sequence MKKEVSIIFDMDGTLIDSSAAMTHSVNYVRNTLGLAPIAKEYLEYYINQPDQHLPKIFYNTDEYDPAHRALFKEHYMHFSPSMISLYPDVEELLHVLSEKAYLSIATNASDFFARHMLQELNIIDYFSSIVGANNVAEPKPSPLMVYHLMEELGSAPSKTILVGDSIKDELAASNAGIRFIFALWGYGTSETAKLRAHTIHDLLKLLNTFI encoded by the coding sequence ATGAAAAAAGAAGTTTCGATTATCTTTGATATGGATGGTACTTTGATTGACTCTAGTGCCGCAATGACACACAGTGTCAATTATGTGCGTAATACGTTAGGGCTTGCTCCTATTGCCAAAGAGTATTTGGAGTATTATATTAACCAACCTGATCAGCATCTACCAAAGATTTTTTACAATACAGATGAATACGATCCCGCACATCGCGCTTTGTTCAAAGAACATTACATGCACTTTTCACCCAGTATGATTTCACTCTATCCTGATGTCGAAGAGCTATTGCATGTTCTGAGTGAAAAAGCCTACTTGAGTATTGCTACGAATGCAAGTGATTTTTTTGCACGCCATATGCTTCAAGAACTCAACATCATTGATTATTTTTCGAGTATTGTGGGTGCCAATAATGTGGCTGAGCCAAAACCAAGTCCATTGATGGTGTACCATTTGATGGAGGAGTTAGGAAGTGCCCCTTCCAAGACTATTTTAGTGGGGGACAGCATCAAAGACGAACTTGCTGCCTCAAATGCTGGAATTCGTTTTATTTTTGCGCTATGGGGTTATGGTACAAGCGAAACAGCAAAGCTTCGTGCTCATACTATTCATGACCTTTTAAAACTTCTTAACACGTTTATTTAA
- a CDS encoding GNAT family N-acetyltransferase: protein MLNELRHATLEDLPEIIKIYNEAIKDGISTADSKTVSVEDKIEWFKAHDALHPILVKEYHGRIIAWISLQPFYANLLAYAHSARINIYIDKNFQGKKLGQQFLCEAIEQAKSYEIKTLLALIFSENTPSLKLFKKLGFKEWGNLNRIATIEGMDKDLLILGHRIQE from the coding sequence ATGCTAAATGAGTTACGACATGCAACCCTTGAAGATTTGCCTGAGATCATTAAGATTTATAACGAGGCAATCAAAGATGGTATTTCTACTGCGGATAGCAAAACGGTGAGCGTAGAAGACAAGATAGAGTGGTTTAAGGCTCACGATGCCTTACACCCAATCTTAGTTAAAGAGTATCATGGTCGTATTATTGCGTGGATCAGTTTGCAACCTTTTTATGCCAACTTATTGGCCTATGCACACAGTGCTCGCATCAATATCTATATTGATAAAAACTTTCAAGGTAAAAAGCTTGGACAACAATTTTTATGTGAAGCAATTGAACAAGCTAAAAGCTATGAAATTAAAACACTTTTAGCGCTTATTTTTTCTGAAAATACACCTAGTTTGAAGCTTTTCAAAAAATTAGGGTTTAAAGAATGGGGTAATCTCAATCGTATCGCTACGATTGAAGGAATGGATAAAGACCTTTTAATACTTGGGCATCGTATTCAAGAATAG
- the hypE gene encoding hydrogenase expression/formation protein HypE, with translation MSKKILLSHGGGGEETQNLIKELFFKHFDNEILLRMEDAASLVMNDHKIAFTTDSFVVSPLFFKGGNIGKLAIAGTVNDLSMMGAKPRYMTCSFMIEEGFLYSHLEEIVITMRDEMAKSGVKIVAGDTKVVPKGGVDGLFINTAGIGEIMYENISAHNLEEGDCIIVSNEIGNHGACILATREEIELESDLQTDCASLWKPVEALIDAGVKIHALRDATRGGLSAVLNEWAETSKVCIEVDEAKIPVAQEVKGVCELLGFEPYEFANEGTMVICLPQSEAVKALEVLKKFPETAKSAIIGKVSNTFTCKVVLHTPWGSERFLEPPKGELLPRIC, from the coding sequence GTGAGTAAAAAGATACTTCTCTCTCACGGAGGTGGCGGTGAAGAGACCCAAAACCTTATTAAAGAGCTATTTTTTAAACATTTTGATAACGAAATTTTATTGCGTATGGAAGATGCTGCAAGCCTTGTGATGAATGACCATAAAATTGCATTTACAACTGACTCTTTTGTTGTTTCACCGCTTTTTTTTAAGGGTGGAAATATTGGTAAGCTTGCGATTGCGGGAACGGTGAATGATCTTTCGATGATGGGGGCAAAGCCTCGTTATATGACCTGTTCTTTTATGATTGAAGAGGGGTTTTTATATTCTCACCTTGAAGAGATTGTTATCACGATGCGTGATGAGATGGCAAAAAGCGGTGTTAAAATTGTTGCTGGTGATACCAAAGTAGTACCAAAAGGTGGGGTTGATGGACTTTTCATTAACACAGCTGGTATTGGTGAGATCATGTATGAAAATATTTCTGCTCATAACTTAGAAGAGGGTGATTGTATCATCGTTTCTAATGAAATTGGCAATCACGGCGCCTGTATCTTAGCAACCCGCGAAGAGATAGAGCTGGAGAGTGATCTTCAAACCGATTGTGCAAGTTTATGGAAACCTGTTGAAGCGCTTATTGATGCAGGTGTGAAGATTCATGCGCTCAGGGATGCGACGAGAGGAGGGCTCAGTGCGGTTTTGAATGAATGGGCTGAAACTTCAAAGGTGTGCATCGAAGTCGATGAGGCAAAAATTCCTGTGGCGCAAGAGGTCAAAGGTGTTTGTGAGCTTCTCGGTTTTGAACCGTATGAATTTGCCAATGAAGGAACCATGGTGATTTGTTTGCCTCAAAGTGAAGCAGTAAAAGCACTTGAGGTCCTCAAGAAGTTCCCTGAAACAGCAAAAAGTGCCATAATAGGAAAGGTGAGCAACACCTTTACATGTAAAGTTGTTTTACATACGCCTTGGGGGTCAGAGCGCTTTTTAGAACCACCTAAAGGTGAGTTACTTCCGAGGATTTGCTAA